Genomic segment of Aliiroseovarius sp. M344:
GCCAACGAAACTGGCGCAGACTGAAACTGGCCTCCGGCTTGATCGGACCCGCTACACACGCAAAAGCTTTACTTGACCGTTACACTTTCCATGCCATCATGTGCTGGGTTTGGAGGTGGTGCATGCTGGAAATTTTGCCAAAAGAGGTGCGCGAGGGGCTGGAAGCCGCGCGAAAAAAAGACCTTAAAACAAGAAGCCGACTGCGGATCAGGGTGAATGAAGAAGTGTTTCCGGTGCTGAAGTTCTGGGAAACAGGATTCGCACTCGATGCCGAACGCGCACCGCATTTGCGCGGACTTGTCGATCTTTATGACGGGTCACGCCACCTGTATCAGTGTCTGATCATCGCGTCCGAAGAAGAAGACGGGCAGATGAAATACGATTTCAAACGCAAGGCCGAAGCGCACGACCGCCCGCCATTGGATTTCGCAATGGAAGAAAATGCGCCCGTTGCATTGATTGAAAGGCAAGGTTAAGCGCCTTCGTGCGATGGCCTCAGGGCCTTATCTCTACCCTTGTGCCAATGGGAGTGACGGACCAAAGCTCCTCCATCTCAGTGTTGGACAGCGCGACACAGCCATTCGTCCAATCGTTCGCGATCGGATCACGGTTTTTGCGCCCATTGGGCTGGCCGTGTATGAAAATATCTCCGCCGGGATCGATGCCGTCAGCAGTTGCGCGGGCGCGTTCCTCGGGCAAGGGGTAGTCAATCCCCAGCGACAAATGAAACGCGCTTTGACCATTGCGGCGATCAATTTTGTACACCCCTTCCGGAGTTTTTCCGTCGCCCTGCATGACCTTGTCGCCGTCGGGGGCAAACCCCAAGGCGACCGCGTAGGTACGAACGGCCGTTTCCCCCTGAAATACCGACATTCTGCGTTGGGACTTTTCAATGATGATTCGGTCAATCTGGCCGATGATCGGATCCAACGTCGCAGGTGGAGCGGACGGTGAATACCGATCCCAAAGAAAGAAGACCACCACGCCTAAAAGGACCAGAAGTGAGAGCCGGGAGGTGAAGCGCTTTTGTCTTTTCATGGCGCGCTTGTTTGCGAAGCGCGCCATGTGTTCAAGGAAGAAATAGCACGCCGATTCCCGCTGGGCGGTTCTCTGCCGGCAGTATTGCTACTGCAGGTCGCTGAAAGCTTGCTGCATACGCGCCACTGCGTCTTCAACCCGCGCGCCCTGCGTCGCCAGATTAAAGCGCTGAAAACCGTCGCCACCTGTGCCGAAATCAGGACCAGGGCTGACGGCAATCTTTGCGTCATTGCGAATGCGTGCTGTCACTTCTTCATGCGACATGCCTGTGGCCGAGAAATCGACCCACGCCAGATAGGTGGCTTGAAGCGGCATAGAGGAAACGCCGGGAATGCTATTGATCCCCGCATCAAACACGGCCTTGTTTCGGGCTAG
This window contains:
- a CDS encoding murein L,D-transpeptidase family protein is translated as MKRQKRFTSRLSLLVLLGVVVFFLWDRYSPSAPPATLDPIIGQIDRIIIEKSQRRMSVFQGETAVRTYAVALGFAPDGDKVMQGDGKTPEGVYKIDRRNGQSAFHLSLGIDYPLPEERARATADGIDPGGDIFIHGQPNGRKNRDPIANDWTNGCVALSNTEMEELWSVTPIGTRVEIRP